A region from the Nocardioides exalbidus genome encodes:
- a CDS encoding CgeB family protein yields MRVLLVSPGFHGYHASIAAALTARDHQVATHVYDDNGGPAGRVWHQLRHQLPHKLGAGRHRGLEREATERAVTAVARARPEAVVVVKGDTLGDEFWTAIAGLPRVTWLYDEVRRTRWTTERLAGIGPIATYSALDDVDFDAAELDTRHLPLAFDHRLVPGPTSRRSADITFIGARYPSREHTLALLRDADVPVRAYGRDWSSHPVDRLRTWRIGTPDLPAGRDLARSAAYDVMAASAATLNLHGDQDGFTMRTFEAAGVGGVELLDRDDTEGLYEAGTEVLTWNTPEELVELCRRAVADASWADGIRRAGRARTLAEHTFDHRVAVLEGAWDTA; encoded by the coding sequence ATGAGGGTGCTGCTGGTGAGCCCGGGGTTCCACGGCTACCACGCCTCCATCGCCGCTGCGCTCACCGCCCGCGACCACCAGGTCGCGACCCACGTCTACGACGACAACGGCGGCCCGGCCGGCCGCGTGTGGCACCAGCTGCGCCACCAGCTGCCGCACAAGCTGGGCGCTGGCCGGCACCGGGGCCTGGAGCGCGAGGCCACCGAGCGCGCGGTCACGGCGGTCGCGCGTGCCCGTCCCGAGGCGGTCGTCGTCGTCAAGGGGGACACCCTCGGCGACGAGTTCTGGACGGCGATCGCGGGCCTGCCCCGCGTCACGTGGCTCTACGACGAGGTCCGGCGCACGCGCTGGACGACCGAGCGGCTCGCCGGCATCGGCCCGATCGCGACGTACTCCGCCCTCGACGACGTCGACTTCGACGCGGCGGAGCTGGACACCCGCCACCTGCCGCTCGCCTTCGACCACCGACTCGTGCCCGGGCCCACGTCGCGCCGCTCGGCCGACATCACCTTCATCGGCGCCCGCTACCCCTCACGCGAGCACACCCTCGCCCTGCTCCGCGACGCGGACGTCCCGGTGCGCGCCTACGGGCGGGACTGGTCGAGCCACCCGGTGGACCGGCTCAGGACGTGGCGCATCGGCACGCCCGACCTGCCGGCGGGTCGCGACCTCGCCCGGTCGGCGGCCTACGACGTCATGGCGGCGTCGGCGGCCACCCTCAACCTCCACGGCGACCAGGACGGCTTCACCATGCGCACCTTCGAGGCAGCCGGTGTCGGCGGCGTGGAGCTGCTGGACCGGGACGACACCGAAGGCCTCTACGAGGCCGGCACCGAGGTCCTGACGTGGAACACACCTGAGGAGCTGGTCGAGCTGTGCCGGCGGGCGGTCGCGGACGCCTCGTGGGCCGACGGGATCCGACGTGCGGGGCGTGCGCGGACACTGGCCGAGCACACCTTCGACCATCGAGTCGCCGTCCTGGAGGGCGCATGGGACACGGCGTGA
- a CDS encoding RNA-binding protein: MRHPADLVAWRRWHESRHPVRGAARAVRSRLRPPAPGTAELLTPGPDADLLVAVEATHASVSNAVVAPLAHLDPARTTIVAPAGWQPPEAYAAHARRTIGLGELTGLVGHRAVLAAGHYTEIGAAAFALAEEHDLGYFVSQHGALTPFAPPLPRAAHLLAWSQRDGEFWTSGRQDVEVTVAGSQLLWRAGLGVDTGAGRPARPATSLVYLGQGHAAEISRARLARAALATCREHHAVYRPHPSERDAVSRAVLAAYARAGITVDTSGVPLIDLEAPIVSVFSTGVLEAAARGRDAWVDFPRPPAWLGEFWERYGMHRLADTPTPAPDRTDLEPARRIAEILTEAVS, encoded by the coding sequence GTGAGGCACCCCGCCGACCTGGTCGCCTGGCGACGCTGGCACGAGTCGCGCCATCCCGTGCGCGGCGCGGCGCGAGCAGTCAGGTCGCGGCTGCGCCCCCCTGCACCCGGGACCGCCGAGCTCCTCACCCCCGGGCCGGACGCCGACCTCCTCGTCGCCGTCGAGGCGACCCATGCCAGCGTGTCCAACGCCGTCGTCGCGCCGCTCGCCCACCTCGATCCGGCCCGCACCACGATCGTCGCGCCGGCCGGCTGGCAGCCCCCGGAGGCGTACGCCGCCCACGCGCGGCGCACGATCGGGCTCGGTGAGCTGACCGGGCTGGTCGGGCACCGGGCCGTCCTCGCCGCGGGCCACTACACCGAGATCGGCGCCGCCGCCTTCGCCCTCGCGGAGGAGCACGACCTCGGCTACTTCGTCTCGCAGCACGGGGCGCTGACGCCGTTCGCTCCGCCGCTGCCACGGGCGGCACACCTGCTCGCGTGGAGCCAGCGGGACGGGGAGTTCTGGACCTCGGGCCGGCAGGACGTCGAGGTGACCGTTGCCGGGAGCCAGCTGCTGTGGCGGGCGGGTCTTGGTGTCGACACGGGCGCTGGGCGCCCTGCTCGACCAGCGACCTCACTGGTCTACCTCGGCCAGGGACACGCGGCCGAGATCTCCCGCGCGCGCCTCGCCCGTGCCGCGCTTGCCACGTGCCGGGAGCACCATGCGGTCTACCGACCCCACCCGTCGGAGCGGGACGCCGTGTCGCGTGCGGTGCTGGCGGCGTACGCCCGTGCCGGGATCACTGTCGACACCAGCGGTGTGCCCCTGATCGACCTCGAGGCTCCGATCGTCAGCGTCTTCTCCACCGGCGTGCTCGAGGCTGCTGCCCGGGGTCGCGACGCGTGGGTCGACTTCCCCCGTCCGCCAGCGTGGCTGGGCGAGTTCTGGGAGCGTTACGGCATGCACCGCCTCGCAGACACCCCCACGCCCGCGCCGGACCGGACGGACCTCGAGCCGGCCCGTCGGATCGCCGAGATCCTCACCGAGGCCGTCTCGTGA
- a CDS encoding acylneuraminate cytidylyltransferase family protein → MTLCVIPARGGSKGVPRKNLLDVGGKPLIVWTIEHALAVPGLDVVVSTDDEEIADVARAAGARVPWLRPEELARDTTPTEPVVRHAIEQVTAERGRPEAVMLLQATSPVRHDDTLARALAEFAETGVDSMVGVVEQPPFIWQAGDPPTAAYDVAARPRRQDLTPEARRYRETGSLYVTRTGIYEQHDNRLGGRIGMFVMHEDEGIDIDTELDVALALRLMGRSSS, encoded by the coding sequence GTGACCCTCTGCGTCATCCCTGCTCGCGGCGGCTCGAAGGGCGTGCCCCGCAAGAACCTCCTCGACGTGGGTGGCAAGCCGCTGATCGTGTGGACGATCGAGCACGCGCTCGCCGTCCCCGGGCTCGACGTGGTCGTCTCGACCGACGACGAGGAGATCGCCGACGTCGCCCGAGCCGCCGGGGCGCGCGTGCCGTGGCTGCGGCCCGAGGAGCTCGCCCGGGACACCACCCCGACCGAGCCCGTCGTGCGCCACGCGATCGAGCAGGTGACCGCCGAGCGCGGCCGGCCCGAGGCCGTGATGCTGCTCCAGGCGACGTCACCCGTGCGCCACGACGACACGCTGGCCCGCGCGCTGGCCGAGTTCGCCGAGACCGGCGTCGACTCGATGGTCGGCGTGGTCGAGCAGCCGCCCTTCATCTGGCAGGCCGGCGACCCGCCCACCGCGGCGTACGACGTCGCAGCGCGGCCGCGGCGGCAGGACCTCACCCCCGAGGCGAGGCGCTACCGCGAGACCGGCTCGCTCTACGTCACCCGGACCGGGATCTACGAGCAGCACGACAACCGGCTGGGCGGCCGGATCGGCATGTTCGTGATGCACGAGGACGAGGGCATCGACATCGACACCGAGCTGGACGTGGCGCTCGCGCTGCGCCTCATGGGCCGCTCATCGAGCTGA
- a CDS encoding N-acetylneuraminate synthase family protein yields the protein MIIERDLTPYVVYSGDPVLRALEKITANKARVIFLVDSHGHLDGVLSDGDFRRWVSSAESLTTDVPALEAANTAPRSLPIGSSPAEIAHAFGSGIDHVALVDDRGHLVAIAINRADELRIGTHVIAPDAPALLISEIGINHQGDVSLAKQLVDLSVEAGADIVKFQLRDMESLYRQGSAGSGGEDLGPQYTLDLLAKYNLDADGLFEVFDHCKDVGIEVMCTAWDPVSVDRLVDYGITSLKVASADMTNHALLRHMAASGTPMVISTGMSTEGEIRETVDVVRSTGVAHAFLHCQSTYPAPFKDINLAYLTRLAELTQAPVGYSGHERGFHVPVAAVALGARIIEKHFTVDRDLEGNDHKVSLLPGEFKEMVQRIREVEEALGTNAPRAVSTGEMMNRVNLAKSLVAARRIEVGEVLTDADIDIKSPGRGLQPNAYDKLVGRTTTRALDAGDFFYATDLGDAAPKGRAYDFRRPWGLAVRYHDIDAMTKDTTPDFLEFHFSYKDLDLPVEEVFAKYDGGLPMGFTTHSPDLFAGDFLLNLASTDDAHWERSIRELQRVVDTTREMQQHFTRSADAKGETEGPVIVASLGGFTTDAFVAPAEREAMYARVAEGLARVDDSGVRLCAQTLPPYPWYMGGQLYCNLFVDPRDTADFAARYDRRLCFDVSHSKLSANYLGMSFADATDLLAPHTEHLHLVDATGVDGEGVQVGDGEIDWAVLAQQLDAMSPGVSFIPEIWQGHVNDGEGFWIALERLEQWF from the coding sequence TTGATCATCGAGCGTGACCTCACGCCCTACGTCGTCTACTCGGGCGACCCGGTCCTGCGCGCCCTGGAGAAGATCACCGCCAACAAGGCGCGCGTCATCTTCCTCGTGGACTCCCACGGCCACCTCGACGGCGTGCTGTCCGACGGCGACTTCCGGCGGTGGGTCAGCAGCGCCGAGAGCCTGACGACCGACGTACCCGCCCTCGAGGCTGCCAACACGGCGCCGCGCAGCCTGCCGATCGGCAGCAGCCCCGCCGAGATCGCCCACGCCTTCGGCTCCGGCATCGACCACGTCGCCCTCGTGGACGACCGCGGCCACCTGGTCGCGATCGCGATCAACCGGGCCGACGAGCTCCGCATCGGCACGCACGTCATCGCCCCCGACGCACCGGCGCTGCTGATCTCCGAGATCGGCATCAACCACCAGGGCGACGTGTCGCTGGCCAAGCAGCTGGTCGACCTGTCCGTCGAGGCCGGCGCCGACATCGTGAAGTTCCAGCTGCGCGACATGGAGTCGCTCTACCGCCAGGGCTCCGCGGGCTCCGGCGGCGAGGACCTCGGTCCGCAGTACACCCTCGACCTGCTCGCGAAGTACAACCTCGACGCGGACGGCCTCTTCGAGGTCTTCGACCACTGCAAGGACGTCGGCATCGAGGTCATGTGCACCGCCTGGGACCCGGTCAGCGTCGACCGGCTCGTCGACTACGGCATCACCTCGCTCAAGGTCGCCTCCGCCGACATGACCAACCACGCGCTGCTGCGCCACATGGCCGCGAGCGGCACGCCCATGGTGATCTCGACCGGCATGTCCACCGAGGGCGAGATCCGCGAGACCGTCGACGTCGTCCGCAGCACAGGGGTGGCGCACGCCTTCCTGCACTGCCAGTCGACCTACCCGGCGCCCTTCAAGGACATCAACCTCGCCTACCTGACCCGGCTCGCCGAGCTCACCCAGGCACCGGTCGGCTACTCCGGTCACGAGCGTGGCTTCCACGTGCCGGTCGCCGCCGTGGCGCTCGGCGCTCGCATCATCGAGAAGCACTTCACCGTCGACCGCGACCTCGAGGGCAACGACCACAAGGTCAGCCTGCTGCCGGGTGAGTTCAAGGAGATGGTGCAGCGCATCCGCGAGGTCGAGGAGGCGCTCGGCACCAACGCACCCCGCGCCGTGTCGACGGGCGAGATGATGAACCGCGTCAACCTCGCCAAGTCGCTCGTCGCGGCCCGCCGGATCGAGGTGGGCGAGGTGCTCACCGACGCCGACATCGACATCAAGAGCCCCGGTCGCGGCCTCCAGCCCAATGCGTACGACAAGCTCGTGGGCCGCACGACGACGCGCGCGCTCGACGCCGGCGACTTCTTCTACGCCACCGACCTCGGCGACGCGGCGCCCAAGGGTCGCGCCTACGACTTCCGCCGCCCGTGGGGCCTGGCCGTCCGCTACCACGACATCGACGCGATGACGAAGGACACGACCCCGGACTTCCTGGAGTTCCACTTCTCCTACAAGGACCTCGACCTCCCCGTCGAGGAGGTGTTCGCGAAGTACGACGGCGGTCTGCCGATGGGCTTCACCACCCACTCCCCCGACCTCTTCGCCGGCGACTTCTTGCTCAACCTCGCCTCGACCGACGACGCGCACTGGGAGCGGTCGATCCGCGAGCTCCAGCGGGTGGTCGACACCACGCGCGAGATGCAGCAGCACTTCACCCGCAGTGCCGACGCGAAGGGCGAGACCGAGGGCCCCGTGATCGTCGCGAGCCTCGGCGGCTTCACCACCGACGCCTTCGTCGCGCCGGCCGAGCGCGAGGCGATGTACGCCCGCGTCGCCGAGGGCCTCGCCCGGGTGGACGACTCCGGTGTGCGGCTGTGCGCGCAGACCCTGCCGCCGTACCCCTGGTACATGGGCGGCCAGCTCTACTGCAACCTGTTCGTCGACCCGCGCGACACGGCCGATTTCGCAGCGCGCTACGACCGCCGGCTGTGCTTCGACGTGTCGCACTCGAAGCTCTCGGCCAACTACCTCGGCATGTCGTTCGCCGACGCCACCGACCTCCTCGCCCCGCACACCGAGCACCTCCACCTCGTCGACGCGACCGGCGTCGACGGCGAGGGCGTGCAGGTGGGCGACGGTGAGATCGACTGGGCCGTGCTCGCCCAGCAGCTCGACGCCATGTCACCGGGGGTGAGCTTCATCCCGGAGATCTGGCAGGGCCACGTCAACGACGGCGAGGGCTTCTGGATCGCCCTGGAGCGGTTGGAGCAATGGTTCTGA
- a CDS encoding glycosyltransferase family 4 protein, with the protein MVLTAPTALWVVPVSNIAGVARHVLDVAASGIPGWRLVFLTPPGDLPERLRELGAVVHEAPFGPDHGLGPSVRSVREVVRRERPAVVHAHLAYADIAAALAVGRGPALVTTEHGIARDDVVYHRSGAKTRVMAAVHTARLRRFDAAVAVSRATADAMVAKWHPAKPVTVIHNGVDVVPGASPTTGLRILSLARLSPEKRLPALVDGFAELRRIHPEARLTLAGTGEEEKTLRGQVDRLGLGDVVDLPGFVDPEPAMASHDVLAMMSVWENCSYALLDAAARGMGVVASDVGGNPEVLPPHALVDAEDREAVATLLETQGLDLAARPGLADWLSVADMCERIAEVYVPFGSRT; encoded by the coding sequence ATGGTTCTGACCGCACCGACTGCCCTGTGGGTGGTCCCGGTCAGCAACATCGCCGGGGTGGCCAGGCACGTCCTCGACGTCGCCGCCAGCGGGATCCCCGGCTGGCGGCTCGTGTTCCTCACCCCACCGGGCGACCTCCCGGAGCGGCTGCGCGAGCTCGGGGCCGTCGTCCACGAGGCACCGTTCGGACCCGACCACGGGCTCGGGCCGTCGGTGCGCAGCGTGCGTGAGGTCGTACGACGCGAGCGTCCCGCCGTCGTGCACGCGCACCTCGCGTACGCCGACATCGCCGCGGCGCTGGCCGTCGGACGGGGCCCGGCGCTCGTCACGACCGAGCACGGCATCGCGCGCGACGACGTGGTCTACCACCGCTCGGGCGCGAAGACACGGGTCATGGCCGCCGTCCACACCGCGAGGCTGCGGCGCTTCGACGCCGCCGTCGCGGTGAGCCGGGCGACGGCCGACGCCATGGTCGCGAAGTGGCACCCAGCCAAGCCGGTCACGGTCATCCACAACGGGGTCGACGTGGTGCCGGGAGCGTCGCCCACAACCGGGCTGCGGATCCTGTCGCTGGCCCGGCTGTCGCCGGAGAAGCGCCTGCCCGCCCTCGTCGACGGCTTCGCGGAGCTGCGCCGCATCCACCCCGAGGCGCGGCTCACCCTCGCCGGTACCGGCGAGGAGGAGAAGACCCTCCGGGGGCAGGTCGACCGGCTCGGGCTGGGCGACGTCGTTGACCTGCCCGGTTTCGTCGACCCGGAGCCCGCCATGGCGAGCCACGACGTGCTCGCGATGATGTCGGTCTGGGAGAACTGCTCCTACGCCCTCCTCGACGCGGCTGCACGCGGGATGGGCGTCGTCGCCAGCGACGTCGGCGGCAACCCCGAGGTCCTGCCTCCGCACGCGCTGGTCGACGCGGAGGACCGGGAGGCCGTGGCGACCCTCCTGGAGACGCAGGGGCTCGACCTCGCCGCGCGGCCGGGGCTCGCCGACTGGCTCTCGGTCGCCGACATGTGCGAGCGGATCGCCGAGGTCTACGTCCCCTTCGGGAGCCGGACGTGA
- a CDS encoding O-antigen ligase family protein codes for MSRRIDSPWNLEDKTVTRADEVDRDIRVTDFALMAALPFRTTEVSGFPVNELAMAALVGLCLVRPARGGARLPAMAVVLIGGLLALMLYSGMANQIDWTRRVGHLVIISGVIWSLATGRVSLRSAGLGIATGLIAVIGLGVVGMATSSYAGRLTGYLGDPNAGAYFVAVLGVLAVFYSDPRWKVRLVVALPILAGLTLTYSRTGLLAGAFAAVWVLLGRRLGVAGGGVFAFGLVWLVGNIPDSITTFGPFSNRSGSDALRERIIAQERVQIADAPWYGHGPGTAKVRIQDLDFFFHNSYLATRQEGGWGALVLVLGLMAFAFLRLSRQSRRGDLYAAGAQAAIIAVAVMGITLGEVLLDTPMAIAVGFALAQATRASVVEDGPDG; via the coding sequence GTGAGCAGGCGCATCGACTCCCCGTGGAACCTCGAGGACAAGACCGTCACCCGGGCGGACGAGGTCGACCGGGACATCCGGGTCACCGACTTCGCGCTGATGGCCGCCCTTCCGTTCCGCACGACGGAGGTCTCGGGGTTCCCGGTCAACGAGCTAGCGATGGCGGCACTGGTGGGCCTGTGCCTGGTCCGTCCCGCGCGGGGAGGTGCTCGACTCCCCGCCATGGCGGTCGTGCTGATCGGCGGGCTGCTCGCCCTCATGCTCTACTCCGGGATGGCCAACCAGATCGACTGGACGCGTCGGGTCGGACACCTCGTGATCATCAGCGGCGTGATCTGGAGCCTCGCGACCGGGCGGGTCTCGTTGCGGTCGGCCGGCCTGGGGATCGCCACAGGGTTGATCGCGGTCATCGGCTTGGGCGTGGTCGGGATGGCCACGAGCTCGTACGCCGGCCGGTTGACCGGCTACCTCGGCGACCCGAACGCAGGGGCGTACTTCGTCGCCGTGCTCGGCGTCCTCGCGGTCTTCTACAGCGACCCGCGGTGGAAGGTGCGACTGGTCGTCGCCCTGCCCATCCTCGCCGGGCTGACCCTGACCTACTCCCGCACCGGGCTGCTCGCGGGCGCCTTCGCGGCCGTGTGGGTCCTGCTCGGCCGGCGCCTCGGCGTCGCGGGCGGCGGGGTGTTCGCCTTCGGCCTGGTGTGGCTGGTGGGAAACATCCCCGACAGCATCACCACCTTCGGACCGTTCTCCAACCGTTCGGGCAGCGACGCCCTGCGCGAGCGCATCATCGCGCAGGAGCGGGTCCAGATCGCCGACGCACCTTGGTACGGGCACGGGCCGGGCACCGCCAAGGTCCGCATCCAGGACCTCGACTTCTTCTTCCACAACAGCTATCTCGCGACCCGCCAGGAAGGCGGCTGGGGTGCCCTCGTGCTCGTGCTGGGGCTCATGGCCTTCGCCTTCTTGAGGCTGTCACGCCAGTCGCGTCGCGGCGACCTGTACGCCGCCGGCGCCCAAGCGGCGATCATCGCCGTCGCCGTCATGGGCATCACGCTCGGTGAGGTGCTGCTCGACACTCCCATGGCAATCGCCGTCGGGTTCGCCCTGGCCCAGGCCACCCGCGCGTCCGTCGTCGAGGACGGCCCGGATGGCTGA
- a CDS encoding glycosyltransferase family 4 protein, whose translation MAERVYLAANNPDLGGGEEMMVRTAAALVSLGRPVTVVAPDAPTDVLDAAAAVGADVVAIRADGRREYLPRLRAWDRTRGDGPLWCHGLVPAFATTGHRRRIVHLHQLPRSRAQWAALAAARIGADHVLAPSSFLTSRIRGARVCANWTEQVERRQRPDGLRRVGFMGRLATDKGVDLVARAMTSAVLPSDLELVVAGDDRWVPDEQRLPVAESLEAIGDRVRRLGRVTPADFFAQADIAVFPSRAPESFGLVVAEAMGAGMPFVISDAGALPEVAGPEHPWVARSGDADDLARAIGEALATPADDVRAVTDRARARWEEMYSPEAGRERVRTLLAELGTR comes from the coding sequence ATGGCTGAGCGCGTGTACCTCGCCGCCAACAACCCCGACCTCGGAGGCGGCGAGGAGATGATGGTGCGGACCGCCGCCGCACTCGTGTCGCTCGGACGCCCGGTGACGGTGGTGGCGCCGGATGCGCCGACCGACGTGCTCGATGCGGCCGCAGCGGTCGGCGCGGACGTCGTGGCGATCCGGGCCGATGGGCGCCGCGAGTACCTCCCGCGGCTGCGGGCGTGGGACCGGACGCGCGGTGACGGACCGCTGTGGTGCCACGGGCTGGTGCCCGCCTTCGCGACCACCGGTCACCGGCGGCGGATCGTCCACCTGCACCAGCTGCCGCGGAGCCGCGCCCAGTGGGCCGCACTGGCAGCTGCCCGGATCGGGGCCGACCACGTCCTGGCGCCGTCCTCCTTCCTCACCTCCCGCATCCGCGGCGCCCGGGTCTGCGCGAACTGGACCGAGCAGGTCGAGCGCCGCCAGCGCCCCGACGGGCTGCGACGCGTCGGCTTCATGGGTCGTCTGGCGACCGACAAGGGGGTGGACCTGGTGGCGCGAGCCATGACGTCAGCGGTGCTGCCGTCCGACCTCGAGCTCGTGGTCGCCGGGGACGACCGATGGGTCCCGGACGAGCAGCGCCTGCCCGTCGCCGAGTCGCTGGAGGCGATCGGCGACCGGGTTCGACGCCTGGGTCGTGTGACGCCGGCGGACTTCTTCGCCCAGGCCGACATCGCCGTCTTCCCGAGCAGGGCGCCGGAGTCCTTCGGCCTCGTCGTCGCCGAGGCGATGGGGGCAGGCATGCCGTTCGTGATCAGCGACGCCGGGGCACTTCCCGAGGTCGCCGGACCCGAGCACCCGTGGGTCGCCCGGAGCGGGGACGCCGACGACCTCGCCCGTGCGATCGGTGAGGCGCTCGCGACCCCGGCGGACGACGTACGCGCCGTGACCGACCGCGCCCGCGCGCGTTGGGAGGAGATGTACTCCCCCGAGGCAGGTCGCGAGCGGGTGCGCACCCTGCTGGCAGAGCTGGGCACCAGGTGA
- a CDS encoding glycosyltransferase, which produces MKAHGRVAIAHDYLTQRGGAERVVLTLMKAFPEAPVHTTLYDPDGTYPEFASADVRTSPLNRIGPLRRDHRLALPLLAPASSRLRIDADVVVASSSGWAHGFDTEARTVVYCHNPARWLYQTDEYLGGTAWRSPIGPPLMALRPFLKKWDRSRADKVDVYLANSRVVQQRIRSTYGRDAELLPPPHGMDAGAPREQLPELADWEPGYALVVSRLLPYKNVDAVIEAVRGTDRRLVVVGRGPEEARLRATLPDNVRLLGGLSDAQLRAVYADAGVLVAASHEDFGLTPLEAAAFAVPVVALRGGGFLETVLEGETGVFFDSPEPDQIATGLAISDKQDWDAARLLARAEEFGEARFIDRIRTIALEEGTGV; this is translated from the coding sequence GTGAAGGCGCACGGCCGCGTGGCGATCGCCCACGACTACCTCACCCAGCGCGGCGGTGCCGAGCGCGTCGTCCTGACGCTCATGAAGGCGTTCCCCGAGGCGCCGGTGCACACGACGCTCTACGACCCCGACGGCACCTACCCGGAGTTCGCCAGCGCCGATGTCCGCACCTCGCCGCTCAACCGGATCGGGCCGCTGCGCCGCGACCACCGCCTCGCGCTGCCCCTCCTCGCGCCGGCCTCCTCGCGGCTGCGGATCGACGCCGACGTCGTGGTCGCCTCGAGCAGCGGCTGGGCGCACGGCTTCGACACCGAGGCGCGCACCGTCGTCTACTGCCACAACCCGGCGCGCTGGCTCTACCAGACCGACGAGTACCTCGGCGGCACCGCGTGGCGCTCGCCGATCGGCCCGCCGCTGATGGCCCTGCGCCCGTTCCTGAAGAAGTGGGACCGCAGCCGCGCCGACAAGGTCGACGTCTACCTCGCGAACAGCCGTGTCGTGCAGCAGCGGATCCGCTCGACCTATGGCCGCGACGCCGAACTGCTTCCACCGCCGCACGGCATGGACGCCGGCGCGCCGCGTGAGCAGTTGCCTGAGCTCGCCGACTGGGAGCCCGGCTACGCGCTCGTCGTGTCGCGCCTGCTCCCCTACAAGAACGTCGACGCGGTGATCGAGGCCGTGCGCGGCACCGATCGTCGCCTGGTCGTCGTGGGCCGCGGTCCCGAGGAGGCGCGGCTGCGGGCGACCCTGCCCGACAACGTCCGCCTCCTGGGTGGACTGAGCGACGCACAGCTGCGAGCGGTGTACGCCGATGCCGGCGTGCTCGTGGCCGCCAGCCACGAGGACTTCGGGCTGACGCCCCTGGAGGCGGCGGCGTTCGCCGTGCCCGTCGTCGCGCTGCGGGGCGGCGGCTTCCTCGAGACCGTCCTCGAGGGCGAGACCGGCGTCTTCTTCGACAGCCCCGAGCCCGACCAGATCGCGACCGGTCTCGCCATTTCCGACAAGCAGGACTGGGACGCTGCGAGACTGCTGGCGCGGGCCGAGGAGTTCGGCGAGGCCCGCTTCATCGACAGGATCCGCACGATCGCGCTCGAGGAAGGGACGGGGGTCTGA
- a CDS encoding sugar transferase has protein sequence MRPEGIRLLPWLIAAIDLVMVAVATVLAIQFRLTLQVFDTVGDVLDNTALASVFFGATWLVMLVFFGTYERHVFGAGTEEFKLVVNASFFTGALVATMAYLMQYPLSRGFFVLYFPIGVLLLLVGRLVSRRIIQRLRRAGHFNEKVLLVGTPGYIGEISTVLAREGWLGYKVIGCLVPSDYAGLERTSAGIPVLGLIDEVRAVVDDVGPDIVFFTAGAVSSSTQLRRLAWDLEDHQHVQIIVAPNVTDVSSERVRIRPVAGLPLMHLGRSRSQLATNDAKRAFDLVGALLILALVWPVLLGLMLWIKRTDGGPALFRQTRVGREGVEFTCLKLRSMHVDAEAMLAEMEARDHVLFKDAADPRITRPGRFIRRFSLDELPQLWNVVRGEMSLVGPRPPLASEVEQYEDDMLRRLNVLPGMTGLWQVSGRSDLSWEDTVRLDLYYVDNWSMVQDLLILARTVTAVVGSRGAY, from the coding sequence GTGCGCCCGGAAGGCATCCGCCTGCTGCCGTGGCTGATCGCCGCCATCGACCTCGTCATGGTCGCGGTCGCGACCGTCCTCGCGATCCAGTTCCGCCTCACGCTGCAGGTCTTCGACACCGTGGGCGACGTCCTCGACAACACGGCGCTGGCGAGCGTCTTCTTCGGCGCCACGTGGCTCGTGATGCTCGTCTTCTTCGGCACCTACGAGCGCCACGTCTTCGGCGCCGGCACCGAGGAGTTCAAGCTCGTCGTCAACGCCTCGTTCTTCACCGGCGCACTCGTCGCGACGATGGCCTACCTCATGCAGTACCCGCTCTCCCGCGGCTTCTTCGTCCTCTACTTCCCGATCGGCGTGCTGCTGCTGCTCGTGGGACGCCTGGTCTCGCGCCGGATCATCCAGCGGCTGCGCCGCGCGGGGCACTTCAACGAGAAGGTGCTGCTGGTCGGGACCCCCGGCTACATCGGCGAGATCAGCACGGTCCTGGCTCGCGAGGGCTGGCTCGGCTACAAGGTCATCGGCTGCCTCGTGCCCAGCGACTACGCCGGGCTCGAGCGCACCTCGGCCGGCATCCCCGTGCTGGGGCTCATCGACGAGGTGCGGGCGGTCGTCGACGACGTCGGTCCCGACATCGTCTTCTTCACCGCTGGCGCAGTGAGCTCCTCGACCCAGCTCCGTCGCCTCGCCTGGGACCTCGAGGACCACCAGCACGTCCAGATCATCGTCGCGCCCAACGTCACCGACGTCTCCAGCGAGCGCGTCCGGATCCGGCCGGTGGCCGGCCTCCCCCTGATGCACCTGGGCCGCTCGCGCTCGCAGCTGGCCACCAACGACGCCAAGCGTGCCTTCGACCTCGTCGGCGCCCTCCTGATCCTCGCGCTCGTCTGGCCCGTCCTGCTCGGCCTGATGCTCTGGATCAAGCGCACCGACGGTGGTCCGGCCCTCTTCCGGCAGACCCGCGTGGGCCGCGAGGGCGTCGAGTTCACCTGCCTCAAGCTGCGGTCGATGCACGTCGACGCCGAGGCGATGCTGGCCGAGATGGAGGCGCGCGACCACGTCCTCTTCAAGGACGCCGCCGACCCCCGCATCACGAGGCCGGGCCGATTCATCCGTCGGTTCTCCCTCGACGAGCTGCCGCAGCTCTGGAACGTCGTGCGCGGCGAGATGAGCCTGGTCGGCCCCCGCCCGCCGCTCGCGAGCGAGGTCGAGCAGTACGAGGACGACATGCTGCGCCGGCTCAACGTGCTCCCCGGCATGACCGGACTCTGGCAGGTCTCCGGGCGCTCCGACCTGTCGTGGGAGGACACCGTCCGCCTCGACCTCTACTACGTCGACAACTGGTCGATGGTCCAGGACCTGCTGATCCTGGCGCGCACCGTCACGGCCGTGGTCGGCAGCCGTGGCGCGTACTGA